AAAACTCGCAGCAACTAACGATTTTTTATAATGGTCGGATTTGCATCTGCGATGTGACGGAATTTCAGGTCCGCTCACCCTCACTTTGCTCTTTCAAAgttctcattcatgttttatttatttattttttatttaaaattttttttttttatttcctcaAAAAGCAGAAGAAAAatcgtgaaatttcatgatatttgatgcaaccaaacgcacccctACAAGTCCATATTtgaagaaattttaaaatttaaaatattggctgttttatttttatttttttaaaatagcgGAATTAAGTAGCCTATTGTTCTGCAGgctagggagatcttatgctttgCGAATCAAGAAATGCATGAAAAGCAAACAGTGCATCGTCCGGACCTTCTTCTGCCATCTCACCAGCCTCAACTTCGTGTTCCAGCTCTTTCAATGAAGAGATCTTTGCAGCGGTTCTTACAAAAGAGGAAAAGTAGGATTCTGACAACTTCCCCTTACAAGCAATAGTCATGcaaagactttccaagcacttgggTAGAAAATTGAATAGACCGGATGAAGTAAAGACCCTTCGTTGTGGAAGAAATGTTGAAAATTCTCACGGAGAGAAAATTGGATCCAACCAGGAAATGACGtacgaattttttaatattgATTTATAACATGAAAAACTTTTAACATAAAAGtgaaatttgcttcatttttttacatAATTTAGATACAATAATCTTAATTGAATTATAGGTATGGTACAATGATTGTAATTGCATTGTTAAAGTTTAATGGAGAttgtattgatttttttttagatgctttcttcttctttcaactCATAGTGGAACCGATGATGAATCAGTGGTTGATTGCTTGACATGGCATTTGACCCAATTGCAGCATCccatttcctttgttttttttttttcttttcaaattttcattttgtgtgtgtttggttgcacgaATTTCATGGTACTTTACAGCCAGCCTATCGTAAAGGCCACCGAAGGgacaaagaagaaagaaaggaaatatttAGCTGCTCCTAACTGAACCTAGACCGGACCGGTCCAAAACCAATTCGCCACGGGCCAGGGGCAGAAGGTCTGAGGAAACTGAGATAATCCTATCAATTTGAGAGGTCCTGCCCATGCGAGCTAGACAGTCAGCCACCTTATTCGCCTCTCGCGGAATGTGCTTCATCACCACGTTAACGTTGGCCCGGATTCTTTTGAACCTATTCTTCCAGTAGTGGGAGCTCCACGGGGCGATCGACTGAGGTAAGATGGGCAACCACCGCTTGCGAGTCGCTTTCTAATTGGATCCTGTTAAAACCTTTTTCCCAACATAGATGAAGCCCATCAATTACCGCTCGCACACAGCCAGGAAACTGGATCCAGGGCCATAGCCTTTGGAGAAGGCAAAAATAAATATGCCTCTGTCGTCTCTGCAAACACCCCCGCTGCCCCCGATGGGCTGGGATTACTCCTGGATGAACCATCCACGTTTAGCATTACCCAACCCTCCATGGGTCTGATCCATTTGACTGATTTATCATGATATTctatgcaaccaaacacaccattAAAAGGTTCCATTTGCATCCACATGGGGGTGCTATCCGGCGTCAGCATGGCATGTCATAAACCATTGCAGGCGCGTATGAGACCTTACTCCATCACCCCAGGTAGTTCTATATTAGGAACTGTCCGACCCATTTGATTTATGGAAAATTTCTAACTTATAAGTAATTTAGGCTGCTTCTTTGAGAGAGACTGGAATTCTGATAATGTTGGGCTTGAAACCATCATTTAATAAGTTGAAAAGTAGATTATGTGTAGCCAGGTTGGGTCAACTCAAAGCCACGAACGAGTAATCATTTGACTCAACTCGGTGTTTGATAATTATAAACAGTTATGCAAGTGAcaaaagtacaaaaaaaaaaaaaaaaaaaaaaaaaaaaaaagagagggaaaaagaagaagaagagagaaagaagaagaagagagaaaatgacaTGGTATTGACAATTATAAATAGTTACACAGGGCTTTAAAAGAAAAAACTGTGATAATCTAATGCTTTCGTTGTTCCCCACTGGCTAGCGAGCTAAGTGATCTAGGCTAAGTTTCAAGTCAAATCACCGACTTTTATAGGACCATGGTTCAAACAAGAACGATCACGATAACATTCCAACTACACCTCATATATCTAACTGGAAAAATATAGCGACCAATGACTTCCATTTTATCACAACTTTGTTGCCACAATCATTCAATTGCACGGTTGATTGTACGATGAAAGAAATTGTGGATATTATTTTTATGAATCTAGATCCTCTACTTGTTACACACAGAAAATTTCTGTTTTCCTCTATTGTGATTGGTCCACATTATCACTAATGTTGTCAGTGtagctgcattaaatgcagtgtgtgatgatgtggccctaTAGATTGTAATAAATGAGAATTTTATGTTTGTAGCAATTAAAGGGTCCAATTCCATTTTttgcaagtgttttttttttttttttgtccaaatgaataataataataataataacaaggaAAGTATGGAATTGGTCCTGACTTAGTCCAAActtgggagagagaaagagaaagagaatttGCATTAAGCTTAATGTACAAATTATTGTGGGCCAACCATGGTGTTTTAAtgacatctaatctgtccatcatgtgtaACCACTCTTATTGTCACTGGATCCTGATACTCAGCCAATAgtcacaccatataaaatcatgcctaaaaattATAAGCTCATGTgttgtggctcacctaagttttggaatggcctgattttgtgGGTGTCCACTCATCCTATTTGGatgcatcttatgaatggattagatggaataaaCAACACAAACTGGGCCCCATAAATAATGTAGGTGTCTAATAGACTGCATCCAAaaaagtgttggatctgcctaatttatGGGCGTCAAGGAAAGAAATAGGGTGCAAAAAAAAGATGAAGGGATTAGATGTCATTGAAACATCACGAAGGGCCCCACACATATATTTTTAAGATAATCTTAACAAAGAAACGTTTTCATTGGATCCATCTTCATATTTGTGTATTTTAAATATTGAATATTCtcaaaagcaaaaaaatatatttgaatTACTTAGACTCGACATTTTAAACTATGCTTTCAAGTCCAACGAATAACGTAATTGAGATGGTGCATCCAAAAGCAGCATAAACAACACATCGGACTTGTAAAGCTACGGTGCCATTATTCAAGGATGAGAGATTAAAgaacttatgagcaggttggCCTGATCTTTCTGTGGGCACAtgcaccgtgggacccacccgatCCACAACATTGATCTCCCACAATTTGTGATGAGGTGTAAGTCCACTGTGTAGGTATGCACAACAAGAGTGATGTGTTTTGATACGCAGATACATATGGGACGTACATATGCACTTATTTATGAGATGACCAAAATGAGATCTCAAATTGATCGGCATGATCAGCTTCGCACCTAGTTAGATTGTGTCAACTTATAGATTTCAATGGGGATTGATCATTAATTGTTTGATCAGATGGATCCCGCAAGACGATCACATGGATAATGAATGTGTAATCATTCATTATATGTGAATTAAGCCACATGTTTTGCTAATTACTTACAAGCAATGGATTGATTCCAATCGAATTATTTTACAAGTATGCTAGTAATGTAGGTAACTACTGTATCCTTATTAATCTATGTTACATGGTAAGGTTGGAATGAGGTGTTGCTACTTTGGTAAACATTCATAATGCCATGTGCATAGATTCAGTTGGGTCACGCTAAGAATTAAAGTGGTCAAAAATCAAGATTGGATCGCATATATTGAATAGAGAGACTATAGATGATCGCATGGTAGCGATGTTACACACGAGATTCTCTTTAGACGTTGGATCAAATGATTGGTTAGATATTATTAGGAagtattttgatatatatatatatatatatatatatatatatatatatatatatatatatatatatatatatatatatatgtgtgtgtgtgtgtgtgtgtgtgtgtgtgtggaaatggttctatgcagttGAGCTCATGAGAACtgcccatgaggtcgagctgtgtgggccccaccgtgatgtgtgttgaacattaacatcatgcatttgatgggtcccctttaaattatgggatatctcaaaaatcagtcgtacgtggaactcaagtgggccataccatctaaaatcatataaagacatgcctaaaacatataaaagcacttagtgaggcccacctaaaatttggatgcatctgaaacatggtatgacccctcatccaagtgggacacacataatggatgggctatatttgtgaaccacatctcagagGACCCAAAaacaattatgaatgttttaatgggaggataacccctctctacttttgtatgtggtgtggtccacacaagtcatggattgccTTGATTTTTAcgcctatggcccaccatggaatggtgcatctgactaatggggtaaatGTTtgacacatatcacagtggggctcacacagctcgacctcatgggaagttcccatgagctcgagcaCATAGAActatttcccacacacacacacacacacacataaaatatttgtattttaatgaGTTTTAGTTAAGTATTCAAAGATAAAATCCATTGTATATTAAAAGTAGATAAGAGTCTGTCATAATCGGAACATTGAGATTTGCATCCATACAAATATGATATCAAACGTGCCTGATTGATTGTGATTACATTTCTAGGTCTATCATAATCCTAAGGATGATTATAACATTAAAGGTCTTGCATTGAATCTACTTGACTGAATGGTGTAGATTAAATTTTCTTATTATACGAAAATGTGTATCGCATTAAAGGTCTTGCATTGAATCTACTTGATTGAAGGTTGTAGATTAAATTTTCTTATTATACGAAAATGTGATACTTCGATACACATCTTCACTACTAACATAAGAGATATTGGAGATTTTTCtaattatggtttttttttttttttttcttttggaatagaggCCTATAAATATAGATGCAGGGTTTTGGTATTAGAcacatctctctcactctcttactCTTCTCTCAAACCCTAGCCTTAGATAAATTTCTTTTCTCCTAGAAACTACAATCCATCAAATCTAGAGATCCAATAATGTATACAATGTTCTCTTTTCCTTATATGATTGAGCATCGAGACCTTTGCTAGGCATTCTTTTGGCTCTCAGAAAACAATAGTAGTAATCGAAGTAATATTCCCACTAGAATTTTTTAATTAGTGTACTTTTGGATGTTTTCCCTTACAACAATAGTTAAACAactcaaatatatatatcaggaaaagaaaaagaaaaactcaaccAAACTCATGCAAGCCGACGCGATTCACTCAGATTTCAAGATGACTCAAATAAAAAGGCCATATTTGGAGCCCCATTTCTAAACTTGGCAGATTCCGTTCAACCCACGAACAGTGAATTTGACTCACTCAGATTTCATGATGGGAAAAAATATAAAGGGGGGCTCGATTTAGAGCCTGATCCTAAACCTGACTGATTCCATTTGACTCACTAACACTTGATTTGACTCGACTCAGCTAGTCGACTCACCGGACCGGGCAATGAGACGTGCATGACTTTTGTTCAGTATTCTTTTAGACGTCTTTGGCGGCTGGTACGGTTGAAATTCGCTTATGGTACGGTTGAAATTCGCTTACTCTTTCAAAATCGAGAGCGAGAGAAAGCGAGACGAGGAGAGAGACTTCTTTGGTGGCAGATACGATTTAGATTCGCTTACTCTTTCAAAgggttttcatatatatatatatatatatatatatatatatatatatatattgtcggGGCCGGGGGAGGAATCGGTGGTCAAAATAAAGAGAGCTTTGGTATCTTGTAAGGAGGTGCTGGCCCACCCACACGGACCAGTGCATGTGTCAGACTTGCAACATGGCAAGTTTctgccggaaacggattggctactccccctgacaccagccaatggctggtggtcggtgctatttgggccccaccatgatgtatgtgtttcatccatgctgtccatctatttttacggatcattttacggTCTGAattcaaaaattaggtatatccaaatcttaagtggaccacattacaggaaacagtgttgaatgagggtcaaccattaaaaacatttaagggccataaaagttttggatcaagctaatctttgctttttctcttcttctgggcctgtatgacctaatcaacagagtgggtgtcaaataaacagtgtATTGGGTctaaggagaattttaatggtggatatcccatcactaatgttttcatgtggtgtagtccacctaagatttatatccctctcattttttggaatgAAGCCATTTTTTTGGAATGAAGccataaaatgagatgtaaaaatggatgaacggaatgtatgaaacacatacatcatgatgggcccacagagaaccgaccagcagccacggagccggtggcagggggcgtagccaatccgtttccgtttctGCCGGTGGCGGATTTCCTGCCCAAGCctctcgcaggaagttcctgcgctccaAACCTAGgcggggctcactgtgatgtttgagaGGAATCCACCCGGTCTatctattttgtgagatcattttcggACATGGGGTCAAAAGTAAGccggatctaatactcaagtacgccgaaaacgtgagaattgaacgtccacagttgaaatactctcggggccacagaagttttgaattaggctactatttgtattttcagttcatccccgtGGGAATTATGTTATGAACAgtatgaatggcatgtaaacatcactgtcgatggtaggaatttccccacCCACCTTtacctttagtgcggcccacttgagtctagGATCCCGTTCGCTTTTGATCTCAAGTCgttaaatga
This region of Magnolia sinica isolate HGM2019 chromosome 1, MsV1, whole genome shotgun sequence genomic DNA includes:
- the LOC131242741 gene encoding protein TIFY 5A-like, which codes for MSLTMGRNCNLELRLFPAGVDADHPSPDSSQLSSEESVKNSQQLTIFYNGRICICDVTEFQAREILCFANQEMHEKQTVHRPDLLLPSHQPQLRVPALSMKRSLQRFLQKRKSRILTTSPYKQ